The Desulfovibrio piger DNA segment ACCTACAGCGCGTTGCCGCCGCTGGCAAGAGCTGCGGGCAGGGGAGTAGTGGACTTTGCTCCGGCATCCCGGTACGCTTGGCAACAGGGTTCCGTTATCCGCGCTGTTCAGGCGTTGTCTTTTTCGGCATAGCCACAGGAGGTCCCATGAGTCGGCTGGAGCATGATTTTCTGGGTGAATTGACCATAGATGATTCGGTTTACTATGGCGTGCAGACCTTGCGGGCCATGAACAATTTCCATATCTCCGGAACGCCGCTTTCCCAGTTTCCGGAAATGATCTGGGCCCTGGCCTGCGTCAAAAAAGCCTGTGCCCTGGCCAATATGGAACTGCAGGTACTGCCCCGGGATATCGGCATCGCCATTTGTGCCGCCTGTGACCGTATCCTGGCCGGGAACATGCTCGACCAGTTCCCTGTGGACTGCATCCAGGGCGGGGCGGGGACGTCCACGAACATGAATGCCAACGAGGTCATCGCCAATCTGGCGCTGGAGATCATGGGGCATCCCAAGGGGGCCTATACCTATTGCCACCCCAACAACCACGTCAATTGCTCGCAGTCGACCAACGACGTCTATCCCACGGCCTTGCGGCTGGCCCTTTTCCGGCTGCTGGATTACCTTGTGGAGCATATGATCCCTCTGCAGAAGGGCTTTGCGGCCAAGAGCGTGGAGTTCTCCCATATCGTCAAGATGGGACGCACACAGCTCCAGGATGCTGTGCCCATGACCCTGGGGCAGGAATTCGGCAGCTATGCCACGACCATAGGGGAAGATATCCAGCGCATCCATGAGGCGCAGAAGTTGTTGCTGGAAGTCAATCTGGGGGCCACGGCCATCGGGACAGGCATCAATTCTCCCCAGGGCTATGCGCAGCTCGTGGTCGCGCGCCTGGCCGAGATCAGTGACATCCCCGTTCGGCTCTCCACCAATCTGGTGGAAGCGACGTGGGATACCGGCGCCTATGTGCAGACATCCGGCGTCCTGAAGAGGACAGCTGTAAAAATATCAAAGATTTGCAATGACTTGCGTTTGCTGTCTTCCGGACCGCGTACGGGCTTCCATGAGATAAATCTGCCGCGGATGCAGCCGGGATCATCCATCATGCCGGGCAAGGTCAACCCCGTGATCCCCGAGGTTGTCAATCAGGTCGCTTTCGACATCATCGGCAAGGACGTGACCATCACCCTGGCCGCCGAGGCCGGGCAGCTGGAGCTGAACGTGATGGAACCCATCATCGCTTTCACGCTTTTTACGGGGATCCGCAGGCTGGCCCGGGCCTTCAGTACCCTGCAGGAACGCTGTGTTGCAGGGATCACGGCCAATGCTGACCGCTGCCGGCAGCTGGTGGAGAACAGCATCGGGATCGTTACGGCGCTGAATACCCGCCTTGGGTATGAAACCTCAGCGAGCATCGCCAAGGAAGCCCTGGAAAGCGGGCGTTCCGTCATGGATCTTGTTCTTGAAAAGCAGCTGCTTACCCGGGAAGAACTGGATGAACTGCTGCTCCCGGAAAATATGATCCATCCATTTTTAAAGTGATACTTTAATAAACTTCGGCTTGCCGGGCCGGATCGTATCGACACCGGCAAGACAGAAAAAAACTTGGTGAGAGAACACGAAAGCCCGACGTAAACGCCGGGCTTTCTTTATTTTCGATGGCGGGGCAGAGGCGGTTTATCCTGGTCTGTTGTCGGCACGGGGCACCGGAGAAGACCATACTCAGGAGGGGGAGGCTCGCTCCAACTGTTCTATGCGGTTACCGGTTGTTCTGTCCTTGGCCCTAGATGATGCCCAAACCATGCAGCAGCACCAGGGTGATGAGCACAGGCGTCACCGTGCGGCACAGGATACGTACCAGTCTGGCCGGCATACCGCCCCCCAGAGCCGCGAGCATATGCTCTTTTTTCCAGAAATAGCCCACGAACAGGCTCGTCACGATGCCGCTCAGCGGCATCAAAATGGTGGACGATAACGCATCGTACAGGTCGAAGAACGTCAGGCCGAACAGCTTCACATCCTGCAATGCAGGACCGGTGGAAAGGGTCGCCGGAAGGCCCAGCAGGACGAGCCCGGCCAGCAGGATGGGCACCGCCTTGGTCCGCGGCAGGGAAAAGCGTTCGGAGAGCCAGGCCACCGGGACTTCCAGCAAGGAAAGGATGGCTCCGGTGGAGGCGATGGCAGACAGGATGAAAAAGAGCGTTGCAAAAAAGGTCCCGCCCGGCATGGAAGCGAAGACGGCGGGTATGGTCAGGAAGAGCAGGGCAGGCCCTTCCGCGGGCTGGAAGCCGAAGCTGAACACAGCGGGGAAGATGGCGATGCCGGCCAGCAGGGAGACCAGCAGGTCGCAGATCATGACGCGGGTGGCCATGAGCGGGATATTGACGTCTTCCTTGAAGTAGCTGCCGTAAGTCAGCATGCAGCCCATGCCGAGGGACATTTTAAAAAAGGCCAGCCCCATGGCCATCATGATGACGGAAGCGTCAACCCGTTCCCACTGGGGCATGAACAGAAAGCGCAAGCCTTCGGAGGCCCCCGGCAGGGTCAGACTGCGGATGCAGACCCCCACCAGCAGCAGGAAAAGGACAGGCATCAGGATACGCGTCACTTTTTCGATACCGGCCGAGGCGCCGCGCATGATGATGCCCCCCGTCAGCAGCAGGACGAGCCATTGCCAGAACAGGGACACGGGCCCATCATTCAGCAAAGAGGAAAAACTGGCCTGGGCCACGGCCGGATCCGTGGACGAGACGGCGCCCGTGGCGGATTTGAAGATATAGGCAAAGACCCAGCCTGCCACGTCGGAATAGAAGCCCAGGATCAGCAGGCAGCTGATGATGGCTGAAAGGCCTATCAGCCACCAGCCGGTGCGGGGGGCCAGCTTCTGGAAAATGCTGATGACGTTGCTGCGTCCGGCCCGGCCGAGGCTGAGGTCCGATATCATCAGCGGCAGCCCGATGCAGAGCGATGCCAGCAGATAGACCACAAGGAACGATGCACCGCCGTTCTGGCCAACCAGTGAGGGAAACTTCCAGATATTACCGAGCCCGACGGCAGAGCCCAGCGTTGCCGCCAGGACACCCAGCCGTGAAGAAAAATGATCTCGAGTGGCAGAAGCCATGCATCCTCCGTACGGGTTGAAACATATTCCAGAAGGGCGGTTGTAGCGTCTGGAGTTTTTTTGTGCAACCTCTTCACCTGTCGTACACGGGCCATAAAAAAAACAGCTTGTCAAAGCAGGCAGTATTATCTATAGTAGTAATTACCAATTGGGGGCGCATTGGTTTCGACGGGGATGTGGAAACCAAAGTTGCAGGTCGAGGCGCCGCTGGCCTCGTAAAAAGCGGCACAAAAGTAATTGCCAACAACGATTACGACTACGCTTACGCTGCCTAAAAACAGCGAGGCACCTGACCACATTTGATGGTCACGTCAGACGGGCCGACGCCTGATACGTCCGGCTGGCGACATCGCATCAGGCTGGTGGAGCTTGGCGCCTGCCGGGAGTTTCCACGAGATCTGTACCGGCGGGATTGCTGCTCTGTGCCCGGTCAGGGGCGAGCAGGGTGGTGAAATTTGTTCCTGACCTAAACCTGTAGACGCTTTGCGTGGAATGTTCTCGGACGGGGGTTCGACTCCCCCCGCCTCCACCATCAGCGCATGTCCCAGAGGCCCACGGTGTATCAAAAGACACCGTGGGCCTTTTCTTTTCGCGGGGTTACAGTCCCTTGCTGTCCCGGTTTGTCCCTGTTTGTGTCATGCAAGCCCCTTCGCCCATCGAGAGTAGCATCTGCCAGTATTCCATAGAAAACCATCTGGTATTATATCGTATATCCCTGCGACAAATCTAGCCTGGAAGTTATTTGATTGGTTTTGCAGATCCCGAAAGATGATTCGAACTCATTTCATAATTAATGGGCAATTTTTATAACTCTTCTCAACAAAATCATAGAAAAAGCAAGGTGGACAAGAGCCGTAAAACGTTCAACGCACCTTTCCCAACGAGTTATTGCCTTTTTAAATTTGTTAAGCCACGCAAAAAGGCGTTCAATTTTCCATCTTCTTTTGTAACGGCGCAAGAGCCGTCCGTCTTGCGTCGCCGGCTTTTTACGATTCTTGCGGTGCGGCGCGATGAGTTCAATTCCCTGAGAAGCAAGGGCTTCATCAAGCGGATCGCTGTCATAGGCACGATCCCCAATAATTCTTCGGGGTCGTCCCAACGTGACAATTTCATTGATTGTAGCCTGGACAAGTCTGACTTCATGAGGGTTAGCAGAATCCGTGTACACGGCGATAGGTAAACCAGAAGCGTCAGCAATAACCATGAGCTTCGTACCTTTGCCCCGCTTGGTCTTTCCCACTTTTGGGCCCCTTTTTTTGCGACAACGAATGTGCCGTCAATGAAGCATTCTTCCAGATTTATCAGGCCATTATCTTCAAGATGCCGGGCCAGAGACTCCAGAATTTTTCGAAGCCTTCCATCTTTTACCCATTTGCTGAATCTCCGATAGCAAGTTGCGGAAGATGGAAACCTGTCCGGTAAGTCCGCCCATGCCGCGCCTGTACGCAAGACCCAGAGGACGCCATTTAAAACTTCTCTGTCAGAATGAATTTGTGGACGTCCTGCGCCT contains these protein-coding regions:
- the aspA gene encoding aspartate ammonia-lyase, yielding MSRLEHDFLGELTIDDSVYYGVQTLRAMNNFHISGTPLSQFPEMIWALACVKKACALANMELQVLPRDIGIAICAACDRILAGNMLDQFPVDCIQGGAGTSTNMNANEVIANLALEIMGHPKGAYTYCHPNNHVNCSQSTNDVYPTALRLALFRLLDYLVEHMIPLQKGFAAKSVEFSHIVKMGRTQLQDAVPMTLGQEFGSYATTIGEDIQRIHEAQKLLLEVNLGATAIGTGINSPQGYAQLVVARLAEISDIPVRLSTNLVEATWDTGAYVQTSGVLKRTAVKISKICNDLRLLSSGPRTGFHEINLPRMQPGSSIMPGKVNPVIPEVVNQVAFDIIGKDVTITLAAEAGQLELNVMEPIIAFTLFTGIRRLARAFSTLQERCVAGITANADRCRQLVENSIGIVTALNTRLGYETSASIAKEALESGRSVMDLVLEKQLLTREELDELLLPENMIHPFLK
- a CDS encoding sodium-dependent transporter, whose translation is MASATRDHFSSRLGVLAATLGSAVGLGNIWKFPSLVGQNGGASFLVVYLLASLCIGLPLMISDLSLGRAGRSNVISIFQKLAPRTGWWLIGLSAIISCLLILGFYSDVAGWVFAYIFKSATGAVSSTDPAVAQASFSSLLNDGPVSLFWQWLVLLLTGGIIMRGASAGIEKVTRILMPVLFLLLVGVCIRSLTLPGASEGLRFLFMPQWERVDASVIMMAMGLAFFKMSLGMGCMLTYGSYFKEDVNIPLMATRVMICDLLVSLLAGIAIFPAVFSFGFQPAEGPALLFLTIPAVFASMPGGTFFATLFFILSAIASTGAILSLLEVPVAWLSERFSLPRTKAVPILLAGLVLLGLPATLSTGPALQDVKLFGLTFFDLYDALSSTILMPLSGIVTSLFVGYFWKKEHMLAALGGGMPARLVRILCRTVTPVLITLVLLHGLGII
- a CDS encoding IS5 family transposase (programmed frameshift), producing MSKAEMLTDDQWSVLEPLFQKERTGAGRPQIHSDREVLNGVLWVLRTGAAWADLPDRFPSSATCYRRFSKWVKDGRLRKILESLARHLEDNGLINLEECFIDGTFVVAKKGAQKLGKTKRGKGTKLMVIADASGLPIAVYTDSANPHEVRLVQATINEIVTLGRPRRIIGDRAYDSDPLDEALASQGIELIAPHRKNRKKPATQDGRLLRRYKRRWKIERLFAWLNKFKKAITRWERCVERFTALVHLAFSMILLRRVIKIAH